A portion of the Streptomyces erythrochromogenes genome contains these proteins:
- a CDS encoding MFS transporter → MRLRDFRLLLAGAATGQFGAQVTLVALPLVAVLALDAPAFQVGLLTAAETAAFLLVGLPAGALTDRMRKRPLMIRADLVRAAAMASIPAAALGGVLTMAQLYVVALVTGVATVFFDVAHQSYLPQILPRDQLVAGNGALETVRSTAHVTGPGIGGGLVQLVGAQFAVIVDAIGYVLSALFLLRIDKTEEAPERTAGGSLRKEIGEGVRFIFGHPLLRVIAFTTGLANFCTAVLMATQTVHLVRVVGLEAGGLGLVLSASAVGGLLGALAAGRIAARLGQARVILLSLLVTGPFALLWPLSGHGVAGAVLFAAGSAVVSFGAVVYNVAQVSFRQGMCPPRLLGRMNATLRFLMWGTLPLGALLGGALAQSYGSRTALAWCAVGILAVPLPLLLSPLRRMRDLPAPQDEDGADAAVHGTPRDAASAESDERQAPTPAG, encoded by the coding sequence ATGCGCTTGCGCGACTTCCGACTGTTGCTCGCCGGAGCCGCCACGGGACAGTTCGGTGCCCAGGTGACGCTGGTGGCGCTGCCCCTCGTGGCCGTTCTCGCACTCGACGCCCCCGCCTTCCAGGTGGGCCTCCTGACCGCCGCCGAGACCGCCGCCTTCCTGCTCGTCGGGCTGCCCGCCGGGGCGCTCACCGACCGGATGCGCAAACGGCCCCTGATGATCCGCGCCGACCTGGTGCGCGCAGCGGCCATGGCGAGCATCCCCGCCGCCGCGCTCGGCGGCGTCCTGACCATGGCCCAGCTGTACGTCGTCGCGCTCGTGACCGGCGTGGCGACCGTGTTCTTCGACGTCGCCCATCAGAGCTACCTGCCGCAGATCCTGCCCCGTGACCAGCTCGTGGCCGGCAACGGCGCGCTGGAGACGGTCCGTTCCACCGCCCACGTGACCGGCCCCGGCATCGGCGGCGGCCTGGTCCAGCTCGTCGGCGCGCAGTTCGCGGTCATCGTCGACGCCATCGGCTACGTGCTCTCCGCCCTGTTCCTCCTCCGCATCGACAAGACCGAGGAAGCACCCGAGCGCACCGCCGGGGGCTCCCTGCGCAAGGAGATCGGCGAGGGCGTCCGCTTCATCTTCGGCCACCCGCTGCTCCGGGTCATCGCCTTCACCACCGGCCTCGCCAACTTCTGCACGGCCGTCCTCATGGCGACGCAGACCGTACACCTCGTCCGCGTCGTCGGCCTGGAGGCCGGCGGACTCGGCCTGGTGCTGTCCGCGTCGGCCGTGGGAGGCCTCCTCGGCGCCCTGGCCGCCGGACGCATCGCCGCCCGGCTGGGGCAGGCCCGGGTCATCCTCCTGTCCCTCCTCGTGACCGGCCCGTTCGCACTGCTGTGGCCCCTGTCCGGGCACGGCGTCGCCGGGGCGGTCCTCTTCGCCGCCGGGTCGGCGGTCGTCTCCTTCGGCGCCGTCGTCTACAACGTCGCCCAGGTCAGCTTCCGCCAAGGCATGTGCCCGCCACGCCTGCTCGGCCGGATGAACGCCACCCTGCGCTTCCTCATGTGGGGCACCCTGCCGCTCGGCGCGCTCCTCGGTGGAGCCCTCGCCCAGTCGTACGGGTCGCGCACGGCGCTCGCCTGGTGCGCCGTCGGCATCCTCGCCGTACCCCTGCCGCTGCTGCTCTCCCCGCTGCGCCGGATGCGGGACCTGCCCGCTCCCCAGGACGAGGACGGCGCCGATGCCGCCGTCCACGGGACACCCCGGGACGCGGCCTCCGCCGAAAGCGACGAACGGCAGGCACCCACGCCCGCCGGCTGA
- a CDS encoding heavy metal-binding domain-containing protein → MTHPGSAGLPAVSGGCRATPRSGATWDSALSSEEFAAIGGVGFEPVGQVLGTAVFNIGYTGVWGCPGDWAVTDDNNPVPSSRWASSLSQLVRTMYAARRSALARAVAECGALGGDGIVGVELQVGEFPAGGLEFTARGTAVRARSRIRPRSPFTSHLSGQDFAKLVDAGWVPVALAFGVAFAIRHDDWRTSFRIPFAARNQEVDCYTQLIGHVRREARKQLVLDTEKHGGDGVVVNDLELRVGESECPSYGSTRDLTAEAVFVGTSIARFGRSERPAGTRPPLTIMRLEREG, encoded by the coding sequence ATGACACATCCAGGGAGCGCCGGTCTGCCGGCTGTCAGCGGCGGGTGCAGGGCGACACCGCGGTCGGGTGCCACCTGGGACTCGGCGCTGTCGAGCGAGGAGTTCGCCGCGATCGGCGGTGTCGGGTTCGAACCGGTCGGGCAGGTACTCGGTACGGCCGTCTTCAACATCGGGTACACGGGCGTCTGGGGCTGCCCGGGCGACTGGGCGGTCACCGACGACAACAACCCGGTGCCGTCGTCGAGGTGGGCGTCCTCCTTGTCGCAGCTCGTGAGGACGATGTACGCGGCGCGCCGGTCGGCTCTGGCCCGCGCGGTGGCCGAATGCGGTGCGCTCGGTGGCGACGGGATCGTCGGCGTGGAACTGCAGGTCGGCGAATTCCCGGCAGGCGGGCTGGAGTTCACGGCCCGGGGCACCGCGGTCCGGGCCCGCTCGCGCATCCGGCCGCGCTCGCCCTTCACGTCGCACCTCAGCGGTCAGGACTTCGCCAAGCTCGTAGACGCCGGGTGGGTTCCCGTCGCACTCGCCTTCGGCGTCGCCTTCGCGATCCGGCACGACGACTGGCGCACCTCCTTCCGGATCCCCTTCGCCGCCCGGAACCAAGAGGTCGACTGCTACACCCAACTGATCGGCCACGTCCGCCGGGAGGCCCGCAAGCAGCTGGTCCTCGACACGGAGAAGCACGGCGGCGACGGGGTGGTGGTGAACGACCTGGAGTTGCGCGTGGGCGAGAGCGAGTGCCCCTCGTACGGATCGACGCGCGACCTCACCGCCGAGGCGGTCTTCGTCGGCACCTCGATCGCCCGGTTCGGCCGCTCCGAACGGCCCGCCGGCACCAGACCACCGTTGACCATCATGAGACTGGAGCGAGAGGGCTGA
- a CDS encoding heavy metal-binding domain-containing protein, with protein sequence MTERTGPDAIGQAAQPAARDAAEDAMRRLARLQPGEKGSLFTSDLTVNEFLLVREAGFRPLGLVLGSSVYHVGLQLGRWSKNQELTKLSQAMYQARELAMSRMEAEASALGADGIVGVRLDIEFKEFGSDIAEFIAVGTAVKADGADPGPAGTWLNNKGRPFTSDLSGQEFWTLIRAGYAPLDLVMGSCVYHVAHQRFTQVLSNAGRNVEIEPFTQALYDARELAMSRMRAEGEALEAEGIVAVQLKQHTHGWGGHTTEFFAIGTAVRPLRDDHVIDRPTVVVGLDG encoded by the coding sequence ATGACCGAACGAACGGGGCCGGACGCGATCGGGCAAGCCGCGCAGCCGGCAGCACGGGACGCGGCCGAGGACGCCATGCGCCGGCTCGCGCGACTCCAGCCGGGGGAGAAGGGCTCGCTCTTCACCTCGGACCTGACGGTGAACGAGTTCCTGCTGGTGCGCGAGGCCGGCTTCCGCCCGCTCGGCCTGGTCCTCGGCTCCTCCGTCTACCACGTCGGCCTCCAGCTCGGCCGGTGGTCGAAGAACCAGGAACTGACCAAGCTGTCCCAGGCCATGTACCAGGCACGCGAGCTCGCGATGAGCCGGATGGAGGCCGAGGCGAGCGCCCTGGGGGCGGACGGGATCGTGGGCGTGCGGTTGGACATCGAGTTCAAGGAGTTCGGGTCGGACATCGCGGAGTTCATCGCGGTCGGCACGGCCGTGAAGGCGGACGGTGCGGACCCGGGACCGGCCGGGACGTGGCTCAACAACAAGGGCAGGCCCTTCACCTCCGACCTGTCCGGCCAGGAGTTCTGGACGCTGATCCGGGCGGGCTACGCGCCGCTGGACCTGGTCATGGGGTCGTGCGTCTACCACGTGGCACACCAGCGCTTCACGCAGGTACTGAGCAACGCGGGTCGCAACGTCGAGATCGAGCCGTTCACCCAGGCGCTCTACGACGCACGCGAACTGGCCATGAGCCGCATGCGGGCGGAAGGCGAGGCCCTGGAGGCCGAGGGCATCGTGGCCGTGCAGCTCAAGCAGCACACGCACGGCTGGGGAGGCCACACCACCGAGTTCTTCGCCATCGGGACGGCGGTGCGCCCGCTGCGCGACGACCACGTCATCGACCGGCCGACCGTGGTGGTGGGCCTCGATGGCTGA